A stretch of DNA from Chiloscyllium plagiosum isolate BGI_BamShark_2017 unplaced genomic scaffold, ASM401019v2 scaf_17518, whole genome shotgun sequence:
actgagagagagagggagggagtccCACAGTCAGGCgatggagggaaggagggagtcagagacccagggaagGAGTTACCTGCATTTCCCGATCACAGTATTTCTGTGGGTTTTTGCTTATCCCACTCCTCCTCCTTAGTTTCCGAAGTTCTGAGTGAGACTTCGCGATGGATTCCGTCTTGGTCCGGATTTCCAGCTGGTATCTTTTCAGTGCTGCCTGTAATGAGAAAGGGAGTTTGgggggacagagagtgagagagggagagcagtGATTTCACCAAAACACTCCCCTCAATCTAACCACAGTGGGGTAcagagaccggggaactgtgcacggtgctccgagtgaccgaggggagaccggggaactgttcacggtgctccgagtgaccgaggggagaccggggaactgcgCAGGGT
This window harbors:
- the LOC122545692 gene encoding brain-specific angiogenesis inhibitor 1-associated protein 2-like codes for the protein DTLFQMAEVHRQIQLQMEDMVRVFHSELLTQLEQKLELDVKYLSAALKRYQLEIRTKTESIAKSHSELRKLRRRSGISKNPQKYCDREMQ